The Prevotella sp. oral taxon 299 str. F0039 genome has a segment encoding these proteins:
- a CDS encoding diacylglycerol kinase family protein: MMDLNTDKSTKWGVLFCPSQNIWNSDKRYNEIKKLLDSNDVAYDIFTAETSERVQYVSKMCINNNYKTIVIVGGDHALNDFINVLFSYESDIIKTISFSIIPDGVMNDFAFFWDAKEKDEDNIIKSIKKNRVRKIDVGLLQYTNGKGEACHRYFLNSINIGSIAYVMGIKSKMNSIFSSRFFSFLLSFFFLLFKSFEYKMSFKTDQEDMPNKFMALCIGNCRGYGQTPNAVPYNGTLDVSLLTKEKVSQLFKGIYLFVRGKFLNYKHISVYRTTKVEIEEIAKAPVTIDGRLMRLPMSKVMITIKREFVNFIIPKIS, encoded by the coding sequence ATGATGGATCTAAATACTGATAAATCTACAAAGTGGGGGGTTCTATTTTGTCCTTCACAAAACATCTGGAACAGCGATAAAAGATATAACGAGATTAAGAAACTTCTTGATTCTAATGATGTTGCGTATGATATATTCACGGCAGAAACATCAGAAAGAGTACAATATGTTTCAAAAATGTGTATCAATAACAATTATAAAACGATTGTTATTGTTGGAGGAGATCATGCCCTTAACGACTTTATAAATGTGTTGTTCTCTTATGAAAGCGATATCATCAAGACCATTTCTTTTAGTATTATTCCTGATGGAGTTATGAATGATTTTGCCTTTTTCTGGGATGCAAAGGAAAAAGATGAAGATAATATAATTAAGTCTATAAAGAAAAATAGAGTTAGAAAAATTGATGTTGGACTTCTACAATACACTAATGGAAAGGGAGAAGCATGCCATCGGTATTTCTTGAATAGTATAAACATAGGTTCAATTGCCTATGTAATGGGAATAAAGAGTAAGATGAATAGTATCTTTTCTTCTCGTTTTTTCTCATTTTTATTGTCTTTCTTTTTTCTTCTTTTTAAGAGTTTTGAGTATAAAATGTCGTTTAAAACCGACCAAGAAGATATGCCAAATAAGTTTATGGCATTGTGCATAGGAAATTGTAGGGGCTATGGACAAACCCCCAATGCAGTTCCTTATAATGGAACTTTAGACGTATCACTCCTTACTAAAGAAAAGGTTAGTCAGTTATTTAAAGGAATTTATCTGTTTGTTAGAGGTAAATTCTTGAATTATAAGCATATATCAGTATATCGAACAACTAAAGTTGAGATAGAAGAAATAGCTAAAGCACCTGTCACTATTGATGGCCGTTTAATGAGACTACCTATGAGTAAAGTAATGATAACAATAAAGAGAGAATTTGTAAACTTCATTATTCCAAAGATTTCATAA
- the gap gene encoding type I glyceraldehyde-3-phosphate dehydrogenase, translating to MIKIGINGFGRIGRFVFRASLEAANAKDVVVVGINDLCPVDYLAYMLKYDTMHGQFNGTIDYDLEKSQLIVNGNVIRVTAERNPADLKWNEIGAEYVVESTGLFLSKEKSQGHLDAGAKYVVMSAPSKDDTPMFVCGVNDDKYVKGTQFVSNASCTTNCLAPIAKVLNDKWGITDGLMTTVHSTTATQKTVDGPSLKDWRGGRAASGNIIPSSTGAAKAVGKVIPELNGKLTGMSMRVPTLDVSVVDLTVNLAKPAKYEEICAAMKEASEGELKGILGYTEDAVVSSDFLGDARTSIFDAKAGIALTDTFVKVVSWYDNEIGYSHKVVELIKKMAQVNG from the coding sequence ATGATTAAAATTGGTATTAACGGATTTGGTCGTATTGGCCGTTTTGTTTTTCGTGCTTCTTTAGAAGCTGCTAATGCAAAAGACGTAGTAGTAGTAGGTATTAATGACCTTTGCCCAGTAGATTACCTAGCATATATGCTAAAATATGATACAATGCATGGTCAATTTAATGGTACAATTGATTATGATTTGGAAAAATCACAACTAATTGTAAACGGCAATGTTATCCGTGTAACAGCTGAACGTAACCCTGCAGACTTGAAATGGAATGAAATTGGCGCTGAATACGTTGTTGAATCTACAGGTCTTTTCTTATCAAAAGAAAAATCACAAGGTCACCTTGATGCTGGTGCTAAGTACGTAGTTATGTCTGCACCTTCAAAAGATGATACTCCAATGTTCGTTTGTGGTGTTAATGATGATAAGTATGTAAAGGGAACTCAATTCGTGTCTAATGCTTCTTGTACAACAAACTGTCTTGCTCCTATAGCTAAAGTCTTGAACGATAAGTGGGGTATCACAGATGGTTTGATGACAACAGTTCACTCAACAACTGCTACACAAAAGACTGTTGATGGTCCTTCTTTGAAAGACTGGCGTGGTGGTCGTGCTGCTTCAGGTAACATTATTCCTTCTTCTACAGGTGCTGCTAAGGCTGTAGGTAAGGTTATTCCTGAATTGAACGGCAAACTAACAGGTATGTCTATGCGTGTTCCTACTCTTGATGTTTCTGTAGTTGACTTGACTGTTAACCTTGCTAAGCCTGCAAAATATGAAGAAATTTGCGCTGCAATGAAGGAAGCTTCTGAAGGTGAATTAAAGGGAATCCTAGGCTATACAGAAGATGCTGTAGTTTCTTCTGACTTCTTAGGCGATGCTCGTACATCTATCTTCGATGCAAAAGCTGGTATCGCTCTTACTGATACATTCGTTAAAGTTGTTTCTTGGTATGACAATGAAATTGGTTACTCACACAAAGTTGTTGAGTTGATCAAGAAAATGGCTCAAGTTAACGGATAA
- the miaA gene encoding tRNA (adenosine(37)-N6)-dimethylallyltransferase MiaA gives MKYKMVTILGPTASGKTSLAAALAYHLDAEIISADSRQVYKGMDIGTGKDLADYTVAGKHIPYHLIDICKAGSKYNVYQYQQDFLEVYNKIKETNKLPILCGGSGLYLEAILKGYHLSTVPPNEELRNQLNEMSHESLIQMLAEIQEQLNTKMHNSTDLDSKQRTIRAIEIGKHMLTETDDLTSFPTIPSLIIGVDIDREERRRKITTRLHQRLEEGMIGEVKQLLNQGISPEDLIYYGLEYKFVTEHIIGKLSYDEMVRQLEIAIHQFAKRQMTWFRGMERRGTEINWINASLAMEEKIEMIQTLYKEGNNDGSKY, from the coding sequence ATGAAATATAAAATGGTAACAATCTTAGGACCAACTGCTAGTGGGAAAACTAGCTTGGCGGCTGCACTTGCTTATCATCTCGATGCAGAAATAATAAGTGCAGACAGCAGACAGGTTTATAAGGGCATGGATATTGGAACAGGAAAGGATCTTGCAGACTATACAGTTGCAGGTAAACACATTCCTTATCATCTAATAGATATATGCAAGGCAGGTTCTAAGTATAATGTTTATCAATATCAACAAGATTTCTTAGAGGTATATAATAAAATAAAAGAAACGAATAAGCTTCCTATATTATGTGGTGGTTCAGGTCTTTATCTTGAGGCAATCTTAAAGGGATATCATTTATCTACAGTTCCTCCAAACGAAGAATTAAGAAATCAACTCAATGAGATGTCACACGAATCTCTTATTCAAATGCTTGCAGAAATACAAGAGCAGTTGAATACAAAAATGCACAATTCTACCGATTTAGATTCTAAGCAGAGAACAATAAGAGCTATCGAGATTGGTAAGCACATGCTAACAGAGACTGATGACCTAACCAGTTTCCCTACAATACCTTCATTAATAATAGGTGTAGATATTGATAGAGAAGAAAGAAGACGTAAAATTACAACCCGACTTCATCAGCGTTTAGAAGAAGGTATGATTGGAGAAGTGAAGCAATTGCTCAATCAAGGAATTTCCCCTGAAGACCTTATATATTATGGTTTAGAGTATAAATTTGTCACAGAGCATATCATAGGAAAGTTATCTTATGATGAAATGGTTCGTCAATTAGAAATTGCTATTCATCAATTTGCTAAAAGGCAGATGACTTGGTTCCGTGGAATGGAACGTAGAGGAACCGAGATTAATTGGATAAACGCAAGTCTGGCGATGGAAGAAAAGATAGAAATGATACAAACACTTTATAAAGAAGGAAATAATGATGGATCTAAATACTGA